The DNA sequence TTAGTAAATATGATAACGATAATCTTTTAATATTATGGGATGATAATCACGAACAAAAAATTAAATTTGCAAATCTTCGCTATTTATGTCCATGTGCTATTTGTGAAACTGAGCGAATAGAAAATGGTAAATCATATATACCAATTTATTCAACAGAGCAAATAACTATAAAAGAAATTAAAATAATTGGGAATTATGCTTTGAATGTTGTATGGAATGATAATCATGATACTGGTATTTATGATTTTCCTTATCTAAGACAATTATCTGGTTAATACTTACACTTATCATGGTACTACCAAATCAATTAACTGTTTTAAGAATTATTCTCACACCAATTTTTTTGTATCTATTTCTGTATGGTGAAAATACCACTCTACAAATTTCATTCGTAGTTTTCATTATTGCAGCAATTACCGATTGGTATGATGGCTGGCTTGCACGTAAATTTAATTACATT is a window from the Rosettibacter firmus genome containing:
- a CDS encoding DUF971 domain-containing protein; its protein translation is MFPIRISKYDNDNLLILWDDNHEQKIKFANLRYLCPCAICETERIENGKSYIPIYSTEQITIKEIKIIGNYALNVVWNDNHDTGIYDFPYLRQLSG